From one Micromonospora siamensis genomic stretch:
- a CDS encoding LamG-like jellyroll fold domain-containing protein — protein sequence MLPENRRSPRARRLTASAAAVGLFLTAASATLPATSATATAAAPAARTVTGPLTVDEAVTEAKRSRKPVEATAAGTSTSTLTAQPDGTLELTQSAVPTRTRVDGQWKTLDPTLVRQADGSITAKVTTNQVRLSPGGTGPLAEMTSGDRALSLSVPLTLPAPTLSGPTATYPEILPGIDLSVRITPEGGFSHVFVVKDRTGAASPKLAALDLATTTKGVTLAADAAGNITGRDRAGRAVITAHAPRMWDSAAAVPAARGAFSSTVAPGRTARSAPIGVQAGKNRLRLIPDRRLLTDPTTTFPVYIDPTFTWTPVGESMSGWATISYQDQSTNYWKDTPDPIGRMQVGNAGSQRSNTLINFSVPHSTLAGAEIYDALFKIMNTRSWSCTAKTVYVYGPSATLSSSNATWNYWEGVSKGTAIDSKSFAYGYSGCNTNAVSFDVTSQIRTDVTNKRGTRTLWMVAANEATDTESWKEFLETSPTLTIRYNHKPNKPTGLTTSPKTACAGGSIVGDAGVSLYAPVSDRNGGTLGVSFKLWKSSDTTQTAVASSDPNLLTVSSGSTAVLVVPVDKLRTAAAGKQTGFSWKAQATDFRTPSDWSTTCTFTFDPTRPGQPTVTVPAGGTTIGQPATFTVSPAPNTTAPTSYLYQLNAGPPTEVAAVSGKATITLAPTRFTNTLTVTGLSAGGNVGESANATFNSRPAALAADGDMTGDDTPDLVTVGAINGIPAGVWLAPGGTGDSAVSATNIGARGNGVTENNSSADFNGGQVITGRFFGESLQDVLVYYPSGTNPGGAGILRANGEGSAIRAQESGNQQSIFREQLLDPDGNQPLQLANAGDSRRTSSTIPDLIGTSGNATAGYHLTYYPGFGIPGGYWGAFHTTALTPAGDSNWNNWTIATAQLSGGTAMFLWNRSTGALHLWADLTVNPDTGQLTYHPYALATNWNVGAALTLRAADINLDGTADLWTVGASATNTTWLVTNLSNGTGTVSAGATRTIVTPVHSWLLNDAEAGPISTARDSAGTLTATGTSGATWSDGDLFGSNAALNGSGGTLTTVSPAVNTAGEFTVSAWVKPDSLGGTVLSQDGSNAPGFRLWTEASDKSWRFAMARTDTATPTTDVVSGGAGSARAGIWVNIAATYKKSSGDMTLYLNGTSLGVTSHTSTWNSNGRFRIGSHRMSATTYGGWFAGDLAYVQTWNKADEIWVPLGTPVYGVGNSGLPYNGGFHVMARGTDNSLLHHIYDPATGWRPVRTAGGSLASSPTLIVHKGSVGIFARGSDNELKYRFLSSVTGWDDDWRTVPGQIEGRPALARTEDATFVLARSQGQISYRYLGNSGWNSDGTWRTLGSPNGVSVASDPVTAVFNGHLYVIVRGSDSQVWLRTFYPSFDPAGSSWTALPGLVTDTPTAAVRNGRLFILARGSTGEVRYSYQDAGAGTWSANHTLYGDITGSPTAITSSDNSLHVYARTAQGDFVYRYLNDDGWNDPTDPTRWRSISRPSGVTLTSSPTTINYGTTLFIAGRGSDANLYARSLGSGGWGSWSQLAGSHASIG from the coding sequence ATGCTGCCCGAAAACAGAAGATCACCGAGAGCAAGGCGACTGACCGCCTCGGCCGCGGCGGTCGGACTGTTCCTCACCGCCGCCTCGGCAACCCTCCCAGCCACGTCCGCCACCGCGACGGCCGCCGCGCCCGCCGCCCGAACGGTCACCGGGCCGTTGACCGTCGACGAGGCGGTGACCGAGGCGAAACGTTCGCGGAAGCCGGTCGAGGCGACCGCCGCCGGCACGTCCACCTCGACGCTGACCGCGCAACCCGACGGCACGCTCGAGCTGACCCAGTCGGCCGTGCCCACCCGCACCCGGGTCGACGGTCAGTGGAAGACCCTCGACCCGACCCTGGTCCGGCAGGCGGACGGCAGCATCACCGCGAAGGTCACCACCAACCAGGTACGGCTCTCCCCCGGGGGAACCGGCCCTCTGGCGGAGATGACTAGCGGCGACCGCGCCCTGTCGCTGTCGGTGCCACTGACCCTTCCCGCGCCGACTCTCTCCGGCCCGACCGCCACCTATCCGGAGATCCTGCCGGGGATCGATCTGAGCGTCCGGATCACCCCAGAGGGCGGCTTCTCCCACGTCTTCGTGGTGAAGGATCGAACCGGCGCGGCCAGCCCGAAGCTGGCCGCGCTCGACCTCGCGACCACGACCAAGGGCGTGACCCTCGCCGCCGACGCGGCCGGCAACATCACCGGCCGTGACCGCGCGGGTCGTGCCGTGATCACCGCCCACGCCCCTCGGATGTGGGACTCCGCTGCTGCGGTACCCGCCGCCCGGGGTGCCTTCTCGTCCACGGTGGCCCCCGGGCGCACCGCCCGCAGCGCCCCCATCGGCGTTCAGGCCGGCAAGAACCGGCTACGCCTGATCCCGGACCGGAGGTTGCTCACCGACCCGACCACCACCTTCCCCGTCTACATCGACCCGACCTTCACCTGGACGCCGGTCGGGGAATCCATGTCAGGCTGGGCGACGATCTCCTACCAGGACCAGTCGACGAACTACTGGAAGGACACCCCCGACCCCATCGGGCGGATGCAGGTCGGTAACGCCGGCAGCCAGCGGTCGAACACCCTGATCAACTTCTCGGTCCCCCACAGCACCCTCGCTGGGGCCGAGATCTACGACGCCCTGTTCAAGATCATGAACACGCGGTCATGGTCCTGCACCGCCAAGACCGTCTACGTCTACGGGCCGTCGGCGACCCTGTCGTCGTCGAACGCCACCTGGAACTACTGGGAGGGCGTCAGCAAGGGCACCGCCATCGACTCGAAGTCGTTCGCCTACGGCTACTCAGGGTGCAACACCAATGCCGTCTCGTTCGACGTCACCAGCCAGATCCGCACCGACGTCACCAACAAGCGCGGCACCCGGACGCTCTGGATGGTCGCGGCCAACGAGGCCACCGACACCGAGAGCTGGAAAGAGTTCCTCGAGACCAGCCCGACGCTGACCATCCGTTACAACCACAAGCCCAACAAGCCCACCGGGCTCACCACTTCCCCCAAGACCGCCTGTGCCGGTGGCTCGATCGTCGGGGACGCCGGCGTGTCGCTCTACGCTCCGGTCTCCGACCGTAACGGCGGCACCCTGGGCGTCAGCTTCAAGCTCTGGAAGAGCAGCGACACCACCCAAACCGCCGTTGCCTCCTCCGACCCGAACCTGCTCACCGTCAGCTCCGGCAGCACCGCCGTGCTCGTCGTACCGGTCGACAAGCTCCGCACCGCCGCCGCGGGAAAGCAGACCGGCTTCTCGTGGAAGGCGCAGGCCACCGACTTCCGGACGCCCAGCGACTGGTCGACCACCTGCACCTTCACCTTCGACCCCACCCGACCGGGTCAGCCGACGGTGACCGTACCGGCCGGAGGCACCACGATCGGGCAGCCCGCGACCTTCACCGTCAGTCCCGCGCCCAACACCACGGCTCCCACCTCGTACCTCTATCAGCTGAACGCCGGACCGCCGACCGAGGTGGCGGCCGTCAGCGGCAAGGCCACCATCACCCTGGCCCCTACCCGGTTCACCAACACCCTTACGGTCACCGGCCTGTCCGCCGGCGGCAACGTCGGCGAGAGCGCGAACGCGACCTTCAACTCGAGGCCGGCCGCCCTGGCGGCCGACGGCGACATGACGGGTGACGACACCCCCGACCTGGTCACGGTCGGCGCCATCAACGGTATTCCGGCCGGAGTCTGGCTCGCGCCCGGCGGCACCGGTGACTCCGCCGTGTCGGCCACCAACATCGGCGCCCGCGGCAACGGGGTCACCGAAAACAACTCCTCCGCCGACTTCAACGGGGGGCAGGTGATCACCGGCCGCTTCTTCGGTGAGAGCCTCCAGGACGTGCTGGTCTACTACCCGTCCGGCACCAACCCCGGAGGCGCCGGGATCCTGCGGGCCAACGGCGAGGGATCCGCCATCCGGGCCCAGGAGTCCGGCAACCAGCAGAGCATCTTCCGGGAACAGCTGCTCGACCCCGACGGCAACCAGCCCCTGCAACTCGCCAATGCCGGCGACAGCCGGCGGACCAGCTCTACCATTCCCGACTTGATCGGCACCAGCGGGAATGCCACCGCTGGCTATCACCTGACCTACTACCCCGGCTTCGGCATTCCCGGCGGCTACTGGGGTGCCTTCCATACGACGGCACTGACCCCTGCGGGCGACAGCAACTGGAACAACTGGACCATCGCCACCGCCCAGCTTAGCGGCGGCACCGCGATGTTCCTGTGGAACCGGTCCACCGGCGCGTTGCACCTCTGGGCCGACCTCACCGTCAACCCCGACACGGGCCAGCTCACCTACCACCCGTACGCGCTCGCCACGAACTGGAATGTCGGCGCCGCGCTGACGCTGCGCGCGGCCGACATCAACCTGGACGGCACCGCAGACCTCTGGACGGTCGGTGCGTCCGCGACGAACACCACCTGGCTCGTGACGAACCTGTCCAACGGCACCGGCACGGTCAGCGCCGGAGCCACCCGGACCATCGTCACTCCCGTGCATTCCTGGCTGCTCAACGACGCCGAGGCGGGCCCCATCAGCACGGCCAGGGACAGCGCCGGCACGCTGACCGCCACCGGCACCAGCGGGGCGACCTGGAGCGACGGTGACCTCTTCGGCAGCAACGCCGCGCTGAACGGCAGCGGCGGCACCCTCACCACGGTGTCACCCGCCGTCAACACTGCCGGCGAGTTCACCGTCTCCGCCTGGGTCAAGCCCGACTCTCTCGGTGGCACTGTCCTCTCCCAGGACGGGAGCAACGCCCCCGGTTTCAGGCTCTGGACAGAGGCATCCGACAAGTCGTGGCGCTTCGCCATGGCGCGGACCGACACGGCCACCCCAACAACCGACGTGGTCAGCGGTGGGGCGGGCAGTGCTCGGGCAGGCATCTGGGTCAACATCGCCGCCACCTACAAGAAGAGCAGCGGCGACATGACCCTCTACCTCAACGGCACCTCACTCGGTGTCACGAGCCACACAAGCACGTGGAACTCCAACGGCAGGTTCCGGATCGGCAGCCACCGGATGTCCGCCACCACGTACGGTGGCTGGTTCGCCGGAGACCTGGCGTACGTACAGACCTGGAACAAGGCCGACGAGATCTGGGTTCCGCTCGGCACGCCGGTCTACGGCGTCGGGAACTCCGGACTGCCCTACAACGGGGGCTTCCATGTCATGGCGAGGGGGACGGACAACTCCCTGCTGCACCACATCTACGACCCGGCCACCGGGTGGCGTCCGGTGCGCACCGCCGGCGGCTCGCTCGCGTCGTCACCAACCCTGATCGTGCACAAGGGATCGGTCGGTATCTTCGCCCGGGGCAGCGACAACGAACTGAAGTACCGCTTCCTCTCCAGCGTCACCGGCTGGGATGATGACTGGCGTACCGTCCCGGGCCAGATCGAGGGCCGGCCCGCCCTGGCCCGGACGGAGGATGCGACCTTCGTCCTTGCCCGGAGCCAGGGCCAGATCAGCTACCGATACCTGGGCAACAGCGGCTGGAACTCGGACGGCACCTGGCGGACACTGGGCAGCCCGAACGGTGTGAGCGTCGCCTCTGATCCGGTGACTGCCGTCTTCAACGGGCATCTTTACGTGATCGTCCGTGGCTCGGACAGCCAGGTGTGGCTGCGCACCTTCTACCCGTCCTTCGACCCCGCGGGCAGCAGTTGGACGGCACTGCCCGGTCTGGTCACCGACACGCCCACGGCGGCGGTGCGGAACGGTCGCCTGTTCATCCTGGCGCGAGGGTCGACCGGTGAGGTGCGTTACTCCTACCAGGACGCCGGAGCTGGCACCTGGAGCGCGAATCACACCCTGTACGGCGACATCACCGGCAGCCCGACCGCCATCACGTCGAGCGACAACTCGCTGCACGTGTACGCCCGAACCGCTCAGGGCGACTTCGTCTACCGGTATCTGAACGACGACGGGTGGAACGACCCCACCGACCCGACGCGGTGGAGAAGCATCAGCCGACCGTCGGGCGTGACACTCACCTCGTCCCCGACCACCATCAATTACGGCACGACGCTGTTCATCGCCGGTCGGGGGTCGGACGCGAACCTGTACGCCCGATCCCTCGGCTCGGGAGGCTGGGGTAGCTGGAGTCAACTTGCGGGCAGCCACGCCTCGATCGGCTGA
- a CDS encoding IS630 family transposase — MAKLRDYLIEAGYVTTISVETVRRILHEREVSWQATKTWKASTDPDFTSKMRRILELYDHPPANGRVICADEFGPLNLQPRPGRAWRPQGQPVRLRATYTRDPGVRHMIAALDLATGKLHYRIRDRKRWREFLAFLKSLRRRWPDQRLYLILDNFSPHKHPEVRALVRRQRGGAGVPTDLSILG; from the coding sequence TTGGCCAAGCTGCGCGACTACCTGATCGAGGCTGGCTACGTCACGACGATCAGCGTCGAGACCGTCCGGCGGATCCTGCACGAGCGCGAGGTGTCGTGGCAGGCCACCAAGACCTGGAAGGCCAGCACGGACCCTGACTTCACGTCGAAGATGCGCCGGATCCTGGAACTCTACGACCACCCGCCCGCGAACGGCCGGGTCATCTGCGCCGACGAGTTCGGGCCGCTGAACCTGCAACCCCGCCCCGGCCGGGCCTGGCGTCCGCAGGGCCAACCAGTTCGTCTGCGGGCCACCTACACCCGCGACCCGGGCGTCCGGCACATGATCGCCGCCCTCGACCTGGCCACCGGGAAGCTGCATTACCGCATCCGTGACCGCAAACGCTGGCGGGAGTTCTTGGCCTTCCTCAAGAGCCTGCGCCGCCGCTGGCCCGATCAGCGCCTCTACCTGATCCTGGACAACTTCTCCCCGCACAAGCACCCCGAGGTCCGCGCCCTGGTGCGCCGCCAACGAGGTGGAGCTGGTGTTCCTACCGACCTAAGCATCCTAGGCTGA